The Theobroma cacao cultivar B97-61/B2 chromosome 1, Criollo_cocoa_genome_V2, whole genome shotgun sequence genome contains the following window.
CAAGACCGAGAGTACACATCTCAAGCAGAAGAAAAGCCTTGTGCTGTCCTTTCTGTGTCTGGGGGCACAAGGTATTTTGTATGTAAAATTGTATTAGCTCGTGATAttcatttcaatatcatcatatagttggattctttctcttttagCTTTTGGTTGAAACTTGAATGAAATGCAACTTTATGTAGCAGTCTGAATGTCGGATACCATATCCTGACACTCTCGAGAATAAAATAGAGCATCAGCACCCAGAACTTACAACAACTCAAACgatattgatttaaaataacaattatatGAACAACCTTCTGAGCCAATGAAGGGTCCACATAGCAGTTTCAACTTCTCTAATTAAGAAGAGTTTTTGATCCACAACCTCCAAGCCAACCCTCACTGTTTGCGGAACAGTGTTGAAAAGGCTATGTCCATCTTTACAATCTTATACTGCTGCTCATCCACAAAAAACTTCCCACCTCATTTCTCTCCTTCTATACCACATCTCTAAATAGACTATTGTCAGTTTTTTATGCATGAACGCAGTTAACAACTTCCATGCTTTAATGGAAGTGGAAAACATAGGACTAAACTGAAACAAGTTGACGATTCAACAGTAAGCTTCATGCATAAATAATCCAACAATATGCATAAAAGAATTACAAGAAATCAGTCCTAGTAGTAAGTAGTAACTCAATGTTCGAATATTAACTTGATTTGGGTGCCTAAGCAAGTATAGTGTGCCCTGTTTACTTGTCTCAGCAGAAATGCCCTGTTTACTAGCATTGCCCTAGTTTTCTGTCACTCAATTTGTGTGGCAGGGCCAAGATGAGTATGATACTATCAACTAGCCACCCAAATGAAGCTGATAGTTGGCTGCCAAGATGGAGATCTCCAAAAGAACAAACGGCATATGACAAAGCACTGAAAGCAAAAACTATGAAATGAAGATTAAAGAGCAGACCTCTATTACTGAAATCATATAACTTTCACCATCCATGTGCTTAACAAATGTCTCTGTTAACAGTGAAAACATCCCATAAAAATACTAGGAACATTTTATTAGTTGTATGAGTCAAACTTAGTATAGTTAGCAACAAGATAACTCATGGAACTAACTACGAGAAGCATAGAATTTGCAGAGGGCAGTGCTGGATAGAGCTCTAATTCTATTGCACATGGtcatgtttttgttcttaACCTTATCCAGAACGAGGGATAGCAGTAACACATTGTTGACTGGGATTTTTGAGAAAGTTGATCTCACAGccacaattttaaattagcaTTACGATCCCAGTGTCCAGATAATGAAATGCATGGAATCACTagtttataaaaacaacctgaTGAAGAACAACATAAGTATCGACAATGAAAATGGTGGAAACAAGCATGCAAAGTATCACAGATTTGGTAAGCTGTAGCTCTACAGTAAATGCCGCTAGGGTTTCAATTCAGAAGTCAGAAGATACCTTCTTTACTTTGCTGGCCTTGGTCTTCCGGCTGAAAATGTTGCTCTGTAACATCTTCTCAATTGATTTCTGCCTCCAGCCTCCAAcaatctatttttcttttttggcttGAATTGTTTTCATGTTGTTCAATTTGAGTTGTGCTGCTTTTTGTGCAGTTGAAGCAAAGAATCAGGAAGTGTTACACTGCTGGGTGAAGGTTTAAAAACCAGATTAAAATGCAGGGCGCTCATACCTGACTGACTGCCTGCCTTGTAATTCCTCAACCCGAACCCATAAATTAAAACATCCCCACCATGCAAGCTTCTAGCATAaggttttctctcttgtttaattattataatttctttttttggcaTAAACTGATTTTAAGAAGATTGCTCACTTGGGATCTTTCCTCAGAACTTCAAATTGTCCACGATCATGTGGACAATGATAAGGCttacaataaatataaaaattaactaaactaaagacaatgaaaaacaaatacaTCCATTCTTCACTTGGTAGACAAGGgaagaagtaaagaaaagGCAGTCATGCTTTATTAATGTGATAATAGTCAAACTAGACAAGCAcatcaaatcaatctttccAATCCAGTTTATGAACTCAAATTTAGCAGAGTATTTGAAGAGATGTATATAGCAGGATCTTCACCGTCCATCACAGTGAATTCCACCAATAGCAACCAGCACTTGAGATGACCAAAAATGCTCATCTGATAAATTGTTCAATGCTGGACTAGGTTTGCTATACAAATCCCATGAGtaggggttttttttttttttcattcattaaCTATCATCTCAAATCATTGGCACATGTAGGAATTTAAAGCCAACTTCCACGTGGAATTCCATAACACTAACTTTCCCATAGGTGGAAACACTGGGGTATTTGATGATTCTCACCTTTTCTGAGACAAAAAGACAAGAAGACCACTTTTGGGTCCCTCAACCAGCAACCACAGAgacaaaataaaacttaagATGCAATTATTCCCTGTTCCACAATAAACAGGAGGGCACATAAGGCCTGAGAAAATCTCCTTTCCTTCTGCTTTTCCCCtttttcaaacaattaatCCTAGCCTTTTGCAACCAACATAAAATGCCTAGTCATTTAAATAATCGCACCACTCACAAGTCCATCATAAATGCTCTTACGTAACATGCATATGATGGCAAGACATTCCACAAAATCAGTAatgaaacatttttttatttaattttcttctttggctgccaaattaaaaagattgatttgaaatggtgaaagaaaaaaaatatgctTAGGTtggcaaaagaaaagacataTAGTTATACTTATGTCTTCTTTTCTGCTGTAGGAACTTCCAAATCTACATTCATGCATGGTAGCAAGACACCAGAAGAAGCCTTCTTTAACACACTTTCAGCATGAATGGATTACATTTCATGAATTATTTTGAAGTGTATTTTACCTATAAGTGTTTGCTATTGTTATTGGGCTTGTTATTGGGCCGCAGCAACAGTGATAAAATTTCAGAGAATTGAGGTCGCTTTGATGGGCAATTATTCCAGCACTTGGTCATCAGAGATTTGAGGATTTGTGGGCAGTCCTTCGGGATATCAGGCCTTAGGCCACAAGCAGCTATTCCTACTGCTGCTTGCACCGGTGAACATGCAGAATAGGCTGCCTCACCAGTCACCATCTCCCAAATCACCATCCCAAAACTATAGGAATTGCTCATCCATGTCTCAGTAACATTCTCTGGGTCCCCAGCAATGATCTGCATTCAAAAAATACAAGGAAGGGCCAAAAAATGATCAGCCTCTGCAATGCAAGTTGTATAGAATTGGAATATGAAAAGAAACAATGATAATGAACATATAAAGTATTATTATGTTGGAGTATCATTTCACTGAAGTTTGCACTTCTCCTTAATAAAACTTCTtatgcctttcaaaaaaaatcattattgTGTTCTTTTACTCCAAAATATCAACATTTTTAAACACtgaacaaattaattattggaATCCATATAAGCATAAGTAACAAGCAGCATTTGAAAAAGTTAAACAGACCTAACTTGCAGGTAGAAAGAGAAACATTCAGTTAAAgtgtaaataaattttcaccAACAGAacaacccccccccccccccccccctctgCTCATGAGTACTACATGtgccaaaacaaaaaacacaTGAGTAATAAAAAATGGCATCACAATATGCTCACTGAAATATATGGAATATGTCATAAGTTATTTCCTCTAGTTTTGCTTTAAAGATAATCATAATATTAACATCAATTAGGCGAAGACTTCTGGAAAAGTAGCAGTCACACAGTGGCCTCCGAGATTAGGTATGGAAAAAGACTAAATTCCTAACATTAAAAAGTTCCAGTATGAGGGCTCCACAATTAGACAATTGGTAAAAGTGGCTTCAACAGTGTTGATGATTTGTTTAATTGAGAACGTACGAGTACATAAATAAAGGTAAACCATATTGAAGtgtaaagaaaaaacaatCATTAAGACATGTTACGCATGCCCAAACAATGATGTTGGATAAGTGACATAAAGTCTCTTTTAGCAAGATTAGATTGATCCTAAGAGTTGTACCCACATACATTGAACCTGAAGAACATTACATAAACACAACAAAAACCAATGTCGATTGCCCAAAGTGATAAATCAACTGTTGAGATGGTTTATTTAGGtgaatttgatttattatagCTGGACAGTGCTTGGTGAAGTAGACCAGGCATGATGGTTATGACCAATGCAGGAGGATAGAGTTTGTGCTCTAGGAAGTGGGGATGGAATAAGGTTATGACCAATGCTGATGAACCATGCTAACAGAATTCAGAAAACAGTAATTAAGATGATACAAACCTCAGGAGCTAGCCAACGGTAACCATCAGTTTCATACTCCATTGCCTCGCCAACATTCTTGCAAGCTGTGACTATACCCATGTCCCCCAAGCAAGCATTACTATGTTTATCTAGCAGAATCCTCTGTGTGTTGAGGTCTCTGTATGCAACACCATGATCATTCATAAACTTGACCCCTTCAGCTACATCAGCAGCAATTCTTATTATCTCCTTAATCTGAAGCTTCTTGTTCTTTAGCATCAAATCATGGACTGATCCACCTTCCATCAACTTGGTCACGACACACAACCCATTATTTTCATCAACACAAACACCATAAAATTGCAAAATGTTCCTATGCCCACAAGTCATCAGCTCTAAGAGATCTTTTCGAAGTTCAAACTCATAAGAATTCCCCTTGTCACATCCTTTGAGCTTTTCAATTCCAACACGTTTACCCTTGTAAACACCTTTAAACGAGTTGGGTCCAATCTGATCGACAAACTCAAGATTGTCAGAGTTTAAGAGCCATTTTCCAATCTCGTCCCCACCTGATTGGATGGTTTGCCATTCATCAACCAATACAACAAACGATGAAGTGGGCAGAGGCATTTGAAGCTGAATCTttgtatttgaattttcaatcCCATTTCTATGAGTCTGCTCAATTGCGTCTTCTTCAATTTCCCCAAAGT
Protein-coding sequences here:
- the LOC18610629 gene encoding uncharacterized protein LOC18610629 isoform X1 codes for the protein MAAALECWSSRATTDDDMVEQVLMRTNDRSEESSSSSASAKAEAPSAMHKRFQRLSRNVSEAIASLKNSLNLDSSQRDQHLPPSVSVHSASKVETCRKVVWGTVVRNLTQLYPGSQLPEKLVSNIRKHYDSLPLSYAQAGFDMKEVFLHIKLIEQASGDDHPAIFIQQVSEDEVQGSVFKLTFACNSSFSWSAMSGALDTASICCKKIQIFEKKGFTLGIILFLVQPAQDKLFKSHIENALKSAIKKPKMTTVKLPFGLCGCQEENSKGRDFGEIEEDAIEQTHRNGIENSNTKIQLQMPLPTSSFVVLVDEWQTIQSGGDEIGKWLLNSDNLEFVDQIGPNSFKGVYKGKRVGIEKLKGCDKGNSYEFELRKDLLELMTCGHRNILQFYGVCVDENNGLCVVTKLMEGGSVHDLMLKNKKLQIKEIIRIAADVAEGVKFMNDHGVAYRDLNTQRILLDKHSNACLGDMGIVTACKNVGEAMEYETDGYRWLAPEIIAGDPENVTETWMSNSYSFGMVIWEMVTGEAAYSACSPVQAAVGIAACGLRPDIPKDCPQILKSLMTKCWNNCPSKRPQFSEILSLLLRPNNKPNNNSKHL
- the LOC18610629 gene encoding uncharacterized protein LOC18610629 isoform X2, which codes for MAAALECWSSRATTDDDMVEQVLMRTNDRSEESSSSSASAKAEAPSAMHKRFQRLSRNVSEAIASLKNSLNLDSSQRDQHLPPSVSVHSASKVETCRKVVWGTVVRNLTQLYPGSQLPEKLVSNIRKHYDSLPLSYAQAGFDMKEVFLHIKLIEQASGDDHPAIFIQQVSEDEIFEKKGFTLGIILFLVQPAQDKLFKSHIENALKSAIKKPKMTTVKLPFGLCGCQEENSKGRDFGEIEEDAIEQTHRNGIENSNTKIQLQMPLPTSSFVVLVDEWQTIQSGGDEIGKWLLNSDNLEFVDQIGPNSFKGVYKGKRVGIEKLKGCDKGNSYEFELRKDLLELMTCGHRNILQFYGVCVDENNGLCVVTKLMEGGSVHDLMLKNKKLQIKEIIRIAADVAEGVKFMNDHGVAYRDLNTQRILLDKHSNACLGDMGIVTACKNVGEAMEYETDGYRWLAPEIIAGDPENVTETWMSNSYSFGMVIWEMVTGEAAYSACSPVQAAVGIAACGLRPDIPKDCPQILKSLMTKCWNNCPSKRPQFSEILSLLLRPNNKPNNNSKHL